One Flavobacterium sp. 90 DNA segment encodes these proteins:
- a CDS encoding AraC family transcriptional regulator gives MNLYSEYYVSKNCERFVNKIWCLDNSIGESLIENKLVLPNGCFNLAIVSGNAIEVHTSKNKYTMNEGFYFCSQMTNKVLVNIQPKTKVTIIQLHAWTLSMFPKYDLSNFADSILKIDKTELPFLTKIDSGLNTDILELLNILNTYFEALNLSNPTKNTIEKICEIIKLHNEEITVSEIGKSLKVSQRLLQIKFKTSTGLTIKNYIQILKFRKSVDQMVNAGLDKLSLTDVALYNKYFDQSHFIKKFKDVTKTTPKMFNSSLYFLSKKR, from the coding sequence TCAGAATATTATGTAAGTAAAAATTGCGAGCGGTTTGTCAATAAAATTTGGTGTCTCGATAATAGCATCGGCGAAAGCCTGATCGAAAATAAACTCGTTTTGCCAAATGGTTGTTTTAATCTTGCAATTGTAAGCGGAAATGCAATAGAAGTTCATACAAGCAAAAACAAATACACGATGAACGAAGGTTTTTACTTTTGTTCGCAAATGACCAATAAAGTTTTGGTTAATATTCAGCCTAAAACCAAGGTTACAATAATTCAATTACACGCCTGGACACTTTCGATGTTTCCGAAATATGATTTAAGTAATTTTGCAGATTCCATTCTCAAAATTGATAAAACGGAATTGCCTTTTCTAACCAAAATTGATTCGGGTTTAAATACTGATATTTTAGAATTACTAAATATACTCAATACTTATTTTGAAGCATTAAACCTTTCTAATCCAACTAAAAATACAATCGAAAAAATCTGTGAGATTATAAAACTTCATAATGAAGAAATTACGGTTTCGGAAATCGGGAAAAGTTTAAAGGTTTCGCAGCGATTATTGCAGATTAAATTTAAAACTTCAACCGGACTTACGATCAAAAATTACATTCAGATTCTGAAATTCAGAAAGTCGGTCGATCAAATGGTGAATGCTGGTTTGGATAAACTCAGCTTGACGGATGTAGCACTTTACAATAAATATTTTGATCAGTCTCATTTTATAAAAAAATTTAAAGATGTGACTAAAACAACTCCAAAAATGTTCAATTCAAGTTTGTATTTTCTTTCCAAAAAAAGATAA